One Cellulomonas soli DNA window includes the following coding sequences:
- a CDS encoding sugar ABC transporter ATP-binding protein, whose protein sequence is MTSESVLTVTDMSKSFGVVRALKGVDFELRDGEVHGLIGENGSGKSTLTSIIAGQQNPDGGRMTYQGAPWAPTSVNAALEGGVGMVVQESGTVPGVSVAENMFLGDAGRFSGRWGLVDRTAMNRQARDSLAAIGIDGIEPAAVTGSLDFQARKLVELARVMRHDPKVVVVDETTTALSQAGRETLYRLMGAQKRRGAVVFISHDLEEIMAVCDRLTVLRDGELIRTFDKHQFDADAIRAAMIGRTLEGQYYREDTTATARPEVVLRAEHLTVGDKVRDVSLAVRSGEIVGIGGLSHSGMHELGKALFGAIRLDGGSVTANGSRITSEQRAVRAAMGYVSKDRDTESLSLTASIRDNIASAGLHLIGRGRGGLITPGAERRYVLTPMEQLAVKATSSSQVVGTLSGGNKQKVVFGKWIACGSEVLILDCPTRGVDIGVKQAMYQLMVRLKDEGKAVVMVSEEMTELMGMCDRLLIMKDGRVAREFERGPELTEMEIIQCMI, encoded by the coding sequence ATGACGAGCGAGAGCGTCCTCACCGTCACCGACATGTCGAAGTCGTTCGGCGTGGTCCGTGCGCTCAAGGGTGTCGACTTCGAGCTGCGCGACGGCGAGGTGCACGGGCTCATCGGTGAGAACGGCTCGGGCAAGTCAACCCTGACCTCGATCATCGCCGGGCAGCAGAACCCGGACGGCGGTCGTATGACGTACCAGGGTGCGCCCTGGGCGCCGACGTCCGTCAACGCGGCGCTCGAGGGCGGCGTCGGCATGGTCGTCCAGGAGAGTGGCACGGTCCCCGGCGTCAGCGTGGCCGAGAACATGTTCCTGGGGGACGCGGGACGGTTCAGTGGGCGGTGGGGACTCGTCGACCGCACGGCCATGAACCGGCAGGCACGCGACTCGCTCGCAGCGATAGGCATCGACGGCATCGAGCCCGCGGCCGTCACCGGTTCGCTGGACTTCCAGGCGCGCAAGCTGGTCGAGCTCGCCCGGGTGATGCGTCACGACCCAAAGGTCGTCGTCGTCGACGAGACGACCACCGCCCTGTCCCAGGCGGGACGCGAGACGCTCTACCGCCTGATGGGCGCCCAGAAGCGGCGGGGCGCTGTCGTCTTCATCTCGCACGATCTCGAGGAGATCATGGCGGTGTGCGACCGCCTGACGGTGCTGCGTGACGGTGAGCTGATCCGCACGTTCGACAAGCACCAGTTCGACGCCGATGCCATCCGAGCGGCCATGATCGGACGCACGCTCGAGGGTCAGTACTACCGCGAGGACACGACGGCGACGGCACGCCCCGAGGTCGTCCTGCGCGCCGAGCACCTCACGGTCGGGGACAAGGTGCGAGACGTCAGCCTCGCGGTCCGCAGCGGTGAGATCGTCGGGATCGGCGGGCTGAGCCACTCCGGCATGCATGAGCTCGGCAAGGCGCTGTTCGGTGCGATCCGGCTGGACGGCGGCTCGGTCACGGCGAACGGCTCCCGCATCACCAGCGAGCAGCGGGCCGTCCGGGCGGCGATGGGCTATGTGTCGAAGGACCGCGACACCGAGTCGCTGAGCCTGACGGCGAGCATCCGGGACAACATCGCCAGCGCAGGCCTGCACCTGATCGGCCGCGGCCGCGGCGGTCTGATCACACCCGGTGCCGAGCGTCGTTACGTCCTGACCCCGATGGAGCAGCTCGCCGTCAAGGCGACCAGCTCCTCCCAGGTGGTCGGCACGCTCTCCGGGGGCAACAAGCAGAAGGTCGTCTTCGGCAAGTGGATCGCCTGCGGCAGCGAGGTCCTGATCCTCGACTGTCCCACCCGTGGGGTCGACATCGGCGTCAAGCAGGCGATGTACCAGCTGATGGTCCGGCTGAAGGACGAGGGCAAGGCCGTCGTCATGGTCTCGGAGGAGATGACCGAGCTCATGGGGATGTGCGATCGCCTGCTGATCATGAAGGACGGCCGTGTCGCACGTGAGTTCGAGCGCGGCCCCGAGTTGACCGAGATGGAGATCATCCAGTGCATGATCTGA
- a CDS encoding ABC transporter permease, translating into MHDLIQRPLPGAQKRRAERASGRETLAALAPLGGLIALSIAFVLIGSARGINMAYSVETLVNQSVIIVIIATGAIFIFAMGSFDISLGASTLVAAMVGGLTYNATESLWAMLLACVATAVTASLISAALAAIFDLPVFVTTVAMLSVLGAVAVALVQTTGGAQIRVDSAFARSYDTLTVKFVVAAVFIVLCVFLFSVTRLGRVEKLIGGNPVTARLTGIPMKKTALAAFAIAGLGVGLGAFLTVLRTPTLTTSTAGDIGMNVLVAMVFGGMPISGGPRTRIYAALVGGLSMAVLNQTMTTLLASTSAGNGIAQVVRAVFFLAVVWVATSGHRGRLLPR; encoded by the coding sequence GTGCATGATCTGATCCAGCGTCCCCTCCCTGGCGCACAGAAGAGGCGTGCCGAACGGGCCTCGGGGCGCGAGACGCTCGCGGCCCTCGCCCCGCTCGGTGGTCTGATCGCCCTGTCGATCGCGTTCGTGCTGATCGGCTCGGCCCGCGGCATCAACATGGCTTACAGCGTGGAGACGCTGGTCAACCAGTCGGTGATCATCGTGATCATCGCGACCGGGGCGATCTTCATCTTCGCCATGGGTTCGTTCGACATCAGCCTGGGCGCGTCGACGCTGGTCGCAGCGATGGTCGGAGGGCTGACCTACAACGCGACCGAGTCGCTGTGGGCGATGCTGCTCGCCTGCGTCGCCACCGCCGTGACTGCCTCGCTCATCAGTGCCGCCCTGGCGGCGATCTTCGACCTCCCGGTCTTCGTGACCACCGTGGCGATGCTCTCGGTGCTGGGTGCGGTCGCCGTCGCGCTCGTGCAGACCACCGGTGGTGCGCAGATCCGCGTCGACAGCGCGTTCGCCCGCAGCTACGACACGCTCACCGTGAAGTTCGTCGTCGCAGCCGTCTTCATCGTGCTGTGCGTCTTCCTGTTCAGCGTCACCCGGCTGGGTCGTGTCGAGAAGCTCATCGGGGGCAATCCCGTGACGGCCAGGCTCACGGGTATACCGATGAAGAAGACGGCGCTCGCGGCCTTCGCGATCGCCGGGCTCGGCGTCGGCCTCGGTGCGTTCCTGACCGTGCTGCGCACACCCACCCTGACGACGTCCACCGCCGGCGACATCGGCATGAACGTGCTCGTCGCGATGGTCTTCGGCGGCATGCCGATCTCCGGCGGACCCCGCACCCGCATCTACGCGGCACTGGTGGGAGGCCTGTCGATGGCCGTCCTCAACCAGACCATGACGACCCTGCTCGCCTCGACCTCGGCCGGGAACGGCATCGCCCAGGTGGTGCGCGCCGTGTTCTTCCTCGCGGTCGTGTGGGTCGCCACGAGCGGCCACCGTGGCCGGCTCCTGCCGCGCTGA
- a CDS encoding sugar ABC transporter substrate-binding protein, whose translation MKITRSTTLAALAALGLTLGTAACSSGTAAENDTAAAGTGGETVKMCVLVSDATSSEALGFKDYYTQYIQQNFDVEFVYSEELADADAEKRAMESFIANNCRAIISFASADRPAQIEMAESAGIYYSVATGTLTDEQYEMFKDYQYYVGAIGPSLDVELQAGYDMAKHFVDEGDTRFAIYGAGIPYYIDMHIYRTAGMLAALAEDPSTTYGGAKEFGDILGVIMRDGTIKVDQFASDVYELTGYQEVWDFDDSAWQANLAAVVSSKPDVILAAGTGFAVFGAAVSGTDIAIGDIDAYTDENAKAMEAGSLSYLAGKFTSSTGPIFAATLSAVQGHPIRGEGDTALALEQGYWVATSIDQFNEFLAADTIESPVYDQAALEPFIGTDVSYDDFAAFVSKYSFDELAG comes from the coding sequence ATGAAGATCACCAGGTCCACCACGCTCGCCGCGCTGGCGGCACTCGGGCTCACTCTCGGCACGGCCGCCTGCTCGAGCGGGACCGCCGCCGAGAACGACACCGCCGCCGCAGGCACGGGTGGGGAGACGGTCAAGATGTGCGTCCTTGTCTCGGACGCGACGTCGTCCGAAGCGCTCGGTTTCAAGGACTACTACACCCAGTACATCCAGCAGAACTTCGACGTCGAGTTCGTGTACTCCGAGGAACTCGCCGACGCGGACGCGGAGAAGCGCGCGATGGAGAGCTTCATCGCGAACAACTGCCGAGCGATCATCTCGTTCGCTTCGGCCGACCGTCCCGCACAGATCGAGATGGCCGAGAGCGCGGGCATCTACTACTCGGTCGCGACAGGCACTCTCACCGACGAGCAGTACGAGATGTTCAAGGACTACCAGTACTACGTGGGGGCCATCGGCCCGAGCCTCGACGTCGAGCTGCAGGCCGGATACGACATGGCCAAGCACTTCGTCGACGAGGGCGACACGCGCTTCGCGATCTACGGCGCAGGCATCCCGTACTACATCGACATGCACATCTACCGCACCGCCGGAATGCTGGCGGCGCTCGCTGAGGACCCGTCGACCACGTACGGAGGGGCCAAGGAGTTCGGCGACATCCTGGGCGTGATCATGCGGGACGGCACGATCAAGGTGGACCAGTTCGCCTCCGACGTGTACGAGCTCACCGGGTACCAGGAGGTCTGGGACTTCGACGACTCCGCCTGGCAGGCGAACCTCGCCGCCGTCGTCTCCTCGAAGCCGGACGTGATCCTCGCAGCAGGCACGGGCTTTGCGGTCTTCGGTGCAGCTGTCTCCGGTACGGACATCGCGATCGGTGACATCGACGCCTACACCGACGAGAACGCGAAGGCGATGGAGGCCGGCTCGCTGAGCTACCTGGCGGGGAAGTTCACGTCGAGCACCGGCCCGATCTTCGCGGCGACGCTCAGTGCCGTCCAGGGGCACCCGATCCGCGGAGAGGGTGACACCGCCCTCGCCCTCGAGCAGGGGTACTGGGTCGCCACGTCGATCGACCAGTTCAACGAGTTCCTGGCCGCCGACACGATCGAGAGCCCGGTCTACGACCAGGCGGCACTCGAGCCGTTCATCGGCACGGATGTCAGCTACGACGACTTCGCCGCTTTCGTGAGCAAGTACTCGTTCGACGAGCTCGCCGGCTGA
- a CDS encoding ABC transporter permease: MRRVTGALAIPVTVFVVLTALCSINGASLFGTDDSLLLLTRGVATTMLTAMALAINLNSGRFDFSLGAMATLSSVIGATVAIQTGSGIVVMGGITVAVGVALGAFSGLVYVLLGISPMVCSLGITLLYEGVSFAITGGANVSFLLDGGLTSFSKSPAAMAAVIAVGLLVVVLLFDQSRFGYDYRALITGQGPAVAAGIREKRNAVAAYAISGGLMGAVGLILASQMGYIEAGKLNFGSIGIMFTAFLPMFVGGFIGRYSNDKLGYLLGALCTTLLGLAFAALHLTSTVQSITNALLLVGFLLFLSNEDKLARLWRRVARRDRHTTGHLPPASPDVPAQPIVRTGATAS; this comes from the coding sequence ATGCGACGCGTCACAGGAGCGCTCGCCATTCCGGTGACCGTGTTCGTCGTCCTCACAGCTCTGTGCTCGATCAACGGTGCCTCCCTGTTCGGCACGGACGACAGCCTGCTGCTGCTCACCCGTGGCGTGGCCACCACGATGCTGACCGCGATGGCGCTGGCCATCAACCTCAACAGCGGCCGGTTCGACTTCTCCCTCGGGGCGATGGCGACGCTGTCGTCCGTCATCGGGGCGACGGTGGCCATCCAGACCGGCAGTGGGATCGTCGTCATGGGCGGCATCACGGTCGCGGTCGGCGTGGCGCTCGGGGCCTTCTCGGGCCTGGTGTACGTGCTGCTCGGGATCTCGCCGATGGTCTGCTCGCTCGGGATCACCCTGTTGTACGAGGGGGTCTCGTTCGCGATCACCGGCGGCGCGAACGTCAGCTTCCTGCTCGACGGCGGGCTGACGTCGTTCTCGAAGAGCCCGGCCGCCATGGCCGCCGTCATCGCGGTCGGTCTGCTCGTGGTCGTCCTGCTCTTCGACCAGAGCCGGTTCGGCTACGACTACCGCGCCCTGATCACCGGGCAGGGTCCGGCCGTGGCCGCCGGGATACGGGAGAAGCGCAACGCCGTCGCCGCGTACGCCATCTCGGGCGGGCTCATGGGCGCCGTCGGCCTCATCCTCGCCTCGCAGATGGGCTACATCGAGGCCGGGAAGCTCAACTTCGGCTCGATCGGCATCATGTTCACCGCCTTCCTCCCGATGTTCGTCGGGGGCTTCATCGGGCGGTACTCCAACGACAAGCTCGGCTACCTGCTCGGTGCGCTGTGCACCACCCTGCTCGGGCTCGCCTTCGCCGCGCTGCACCTGACCAGCACCGTGCAGTCGATCACCAACGCGCTCCTTCTCGTCGGATTCCTGTTGTTCCTCAGCAACGAGGACAAGCTCGCGCGGCTGTGGCGGAGGGTCGCGCGACGCGACCGGCACACCACCGGGCATCTCCCACCCGCCTCGCCGGACGTGCCGGCGCAGCCCATCGTCCGGACCGGAGCGACCGCATCATGA
- a CDS encoding glycoside hydrolase family 3 protein, which produces MIDLTAAPFSLDDGAVTWVRDTLARMGEDEKLGQLFCLITYTSDPGYLQHLTRGLHVGGVMLRTMSAAGVVDTVTTLQSTAAVPLLISANLEGGASQTVLEATHVGANMALAATGNLDQVRAAAAVLGREARAVGINWAFTPVVDIDLNFRNPITNTRTFGSEPATVAAMGAAYVEAIQAEGLAASVKHFPGDGVDERDQHLLASVNTMTVEEWEQTFGQVYRSAIAAGAKTVMVGHIMLPAYSRELRPGIADADILPGLVAEELLGDLLRDRLGFNGLIVSDSTTMAGLASVLPRSKAVPRVIAAGCDMFLFTKNLEEDFAFMRDGVRDGVITTERLDEAVTRVLALKASLGLHRGDNLPQGDASAVLARPDHQEVARRVAAGSITLVKEETGVLPLTADRYRRVLVHALEAGGSPIGQGARAGAVEQLIERLVDAGHDVTRFEPGGGWEGMASPTSDVTEKFDLIVYLANLSTRSNQTVVRIEWAEPMGANVPAYVPSVPTVFISLENPYHLFDVPRVRTLINTYGSSPAVLDQLVAALQGRARFEGTSPVDAFCGQWDTRL; this is translated from the coding sequence ATGATCGACCTGACCGCCGCACCCTTCTCGCTCGACGACGGAGCCGTCACCTGGGTGCGCGACACCCTGGCCCGGATGGGGGAGGACGAGAAGCTCGGCCAGCTGTTCTGCCTCATCACCTACACGAGTGACCCGGGCTACCTGCAGCACCTCACGCGCGGTCTGCACGTCGGCGGGGTGATGCTCCGGACGATGAGCGCGGCCGGCGTCGTCGACACCGTCACGACGCTCCAGAGCACGGCCGCGGTCCCGCTCCTGATCTCCGCGAACCTGGAGGGCGGCGCGTCGCAGACGGTGCTCGAGGCTACTCATGTCGGCGCCAACATGGCGCTGGCGGCGACCGGCAACCTCGACCAGGTCCGCGCTGCGGCCGCGGTGCTGGGGCGAGAGGCGCGCGCCGTCGGCATCAACTGGGCGTTCACCCCGGTCGTCGACATCGACCTCAACTTCCGCAACCCGATCACCAACACCCGGACGTTCGGCTCGGAGCCGGCGACCGTCGCCGCGATGGGCGCGGCCTACGTCGAGGCGATCCAGGCCGAGGGCCTGGCCGCGTCCGTCAAGCACTTCCCTGGTGACGGCGTCGACGAACGCGACCAGCACCTGCTCGCCTCCGTCAACACGATGACGGTCGAGGAGTGGGAGCAGACGTTCGGGCAGGTCTACCGCTCAGCGATCGCGGCGGGGGCGAAGACCGTGATGGTCGGGCACATCATGCTCCCGGCCTACAGCCGCGAGCTGCGACCGGGCATCGCCGACGCCGACATCCTGCCCGGTCTCGTGGCTGAGGAGCTGCTGGGCGACCTGCTGCGTGACCGGCTCGGGTTCAACGGCCTGATCGTCTCGGACTCCACCACCATGGCCGGGCTGGCGTCCGTGCTGCCGCGCAGCAAGGCAGTGCCCCGGGTCATCGCGGCCGGGTGTGACATGTTCCTGTTCACCAAGAACCTCGAGGAGGACTTCGCGTTCATGCGCGACGGCGTCCGTGACGGCGTCATCACGACCGAGCGCCTCGACGAGGCAGTCACCCGGGTGCTCGCGCTCAAGGCCTCCCTCGGGCTGCACCGTGGCGACAACCTCCCGCAGGGGGACGCCTCCGCGGTGCTCGCACGCCCGGATCACCAGGAGGTCGCGCGCCGAGTTGCGGCCGGGTCGATCACCCTGGTCAAGGAGGAGACCGGCGTGCTGCCGCTCACCGCGGACCGGTATCGGCGCGTGCTGGTGCACGCCCTGGAGGCCGGCGGCAGCCCCATCGGTCAAGGTGCTCGCGCCGGAGCGGTCGAGCAGCTCATCGAACGCCTCGTCGACGCCGGTCACGACGTGACGCGGTTCGAACCCGGCGGCGGGTGGGAGGGCATGGCCAGCCCGACCTCCGACGTCACCGAGAAGTTCGACCTGATCGTGTACCTCGCGAACCTGTCGACCCGCTCGAACCAGACCGTGGTGCGTATCGAGTGGGCCGAGCCGATGGGCGCGAACGTCCCCGCGTACGTCCCCTCGGTCCCCACTGTCTTCATCTCGCTCGAGAACCCGTACCACCTGTTCGACGTGCCGCGGGTGCGGACGCTCATCAACACCTACGGATCCTCGCCCGCCGTGCTCGACCAGCTGGTCGCGGCGCTGCAGGGCCGCGCGCGCTTCGAGGGCACCAGCCCGGTCGACGCGTTCTGCGGTCAGTGGGACACCCGGCTGTGA
- the pgmB gene encoding beta-phosphoglucomutase, with protein MSALRGVIFDLDGVLVHTDELHYQAWSAIAERLGIAFTRRDNDRLRGVSRADSLEIVLSLGMTEVSAVEKEVLADEKNAIYRQLLDRLTPRDVAPDVLATLDELQGRGLRLAIGSSSRNAKVILDRIGLRDRFDAISDGENITRSKPDPEVFLRAAQFLALTPGRCAVVEDARAGVDAALAGGFSCFGIGDAAEHPRVTWRLEKLSEMLEHLTDR; from the coding sequence GTGAGCGCGCTGCGGGGAGTGATCTTCGACCTGGACGGCGTCCTGGTGCACACCGACGAGCTGCACTACCAGGCCTGGTCGGCCATCGCGGAGCGCCTGGGGATCGCGTTCACGCGGCGGGACAACGACCGCCTGCGAGGGGTGTCCCGGGCCGACAGCCTGGAGATCGTCCTGTCCCTGGGGATGACCGAGGTCTCCGCCGTCGAGAAGGAGGTCCTCGCCGATGAGAAGAATGCGATCTACCGCCAGCTGCTGGACCGGCTGACCCCCCGCGACGTCGCGCCGGACGTGCTCGCAACGCTGGACGAGCTCCAGGGGCGCGGACTGCGGCTCGCGATCGGCTCGTCCAGCAGGAACGCCAAGGTCATCCTCGACCGCATCGGCCTGCGCGATCGGTTCGATGCGATCTCTGATGGGGAGAACATCACGCGGAGCAAGCCCGATCCCGAGGTGTTCCTGCGCGCCGCGCAGTTCCTTGCGCTCACGCCGGGGAGGTGCGCCGTCGTCGAGGACGCCCGGGCGGGGGTGGACGCGGCTCTCGCCGGTGGCTTCTCGTGCTTCGGAATCGGCGACGCCGCCGAGCACCCTAGGGTCACGTGGCGTCTGGAAAAGCTCTCTGAGATGCTCGAACACCTCACCGATCGATGA